The region GTCGGCGGCGGCGAGCAGGGCGAGCACCACGATCCGGTCCAGCACCCGGGTCTCCGGCCCGGACGCGACGGTACGCGGGTCGATGTCGGGCAACAGACCGGCGACGTCCAACGACTCGCTGACCGGGTGCCCGTCGGGCGGGCGGGTCAGCCCGGAACGGCCGGTGGTGAGCGCGTCGAAGGTCTCCTCGACACCCCGCCCGACCGGGGTGAACAGACCCATCCCGGTGATCAGGGCGGTCACGAACTGGCCTCGGCCAGGTAGCGCTCCCGCAGGACCACCTTGCGGACCTTGCCGGTCACGGTGACCGGAATGTCGGCGGAGCGCACCGGCACGACCCGACGCAGCGTCGTGCCGACGTCCGGGCCGAGGGCCGTCCGGACCCGCTCGGTGCGGTCCTCGGCCTCGTCGGCGCCGGCGGCCAACTCCAGCAACACGTCGGTGACCACACCGCCGGCCTCGGCGACGATCACCACAGTGCAGTCGGTGACGTCCGGGCAGGCGGCGAGGATCCGCTCCTCGCTCAGCGCGGTGTAGAGGCGTCGCCCGTCACCGGCGTCCACCGAGTCCACCGCCCGGTCCAGGTGGTAGTAGCGGCCGTCGGCGTCCGCGCGGACCAGGTCGCCGGTCAGATACCAGCCGCGCTGACGGAACCGGTACGTGGTGGCCGAGTCGTTCCAGTAGCCCCGGAACAGCGACGGCGAGTCGATGCCCAGGAAACCCACCTCACCGGTCGGCACCGGCTCACCGTCGGCGTCGAGGACCGCGACCGTCGCGAACCGGTACGGGCGGCCGATGCAGCGGCCGTACCGGTCGGTGTCGGCGCGGTGGGTGATGTGGAACATCGAGTGCCCCATCTCGCTGGAGCCCAGCCCGTCGATGAAGACCGAGCCGGGCACCGTCGCCACCCCGTCGCGGGTGACGGTGTCGTGCCAGCCGACGGCGACGAGGCGGCGGATGTGCGGCTCGTGCGAGGCGTCGCCGGTGTTGAACCACAGCCGCACCGAGTCCAGGTCGTACCCGGACAGGTCGAAACGGGCCAGCTCCGCCCAGGTGACCGAGAAGCCGAACACACCGTCGGGGCGCCAGCGTTGGATCGCGTCGAGCACCCGCTCACCGTCCTGTTCGGACAACAGGAGCATCTCCGCGGAGTTGCCCAGCGCCTGGTTGACCATCAGCACCGTCGCGGTGTGCGGGGCGGGTAACGCGTTGAGGATCCGACTGGTGCCCTGCGCCTGGGGCATGGTGAGCAGGTGTCGGGTGGCGGCGAAGAGGCTGGCGTGCGAGTGCAGCACCGCCTTGGGCACCCCGGTCGTCCCGGAGGTGTGGGTGATCACGATCGGGTCGTCCGGGTGGTGCCGGTAGTGCGCCGGAGCGCCGGACGGGTCACCCGTGCCGGCCTGCGCGGGGGTGCCGAGCAACGGTACGCCCAGGTCGTGCCCGGCCAGCAGCGCGGTGTGCGCGTCGTCGGCGAGCACCCCGACGCACCGCAGTCGGCGGATGTACTCGGCGGCGATCTCCGGGCGGAGCTTGCCGTTCATCAGCGCCGGGATGGCTCCGAGGCGGGCCAGCGCCAGGAAGCTGAGCACCATGTCGGCGGCGGCGGTGGCCCAGACGGCGACCGGGTCGCGGGGGCGTACCCCGTGCTCGTGCAGCCAGGCGGCGCGGGCGGCGACCCGCTCGTCGAGCCGGCCCAGCGTGAGCGGCGTCTCGGCCGGGTGCCCGTCGACGGCGGTGTCGAACGTCAGCCCGGGTCCGTCCGGGTCGGCGCCGTGCGCCAGCACCCGGGCCAGCACGTTGCCCGCGCCCACCTCGGTGTCGGCGGCCAACGCGGCGCGTAGTCCTCGTTTCCTCATGGTCGTCCCTCTCCCCCCAGCAGAACCGCGACCGCCTCGGTCGGCGCGTCGGGTGCCTGTTCGATCAGGATCAGCAACACCTCGTCGGCGTCGCCGTCGTCGCGCAGCAGGTCCGCCTCGGCGGTGCCGTCGGTGTACGGGTCACCGGTCGGGCTCAGGCAGACCACCGGGCCCCGCAGGCCCCAGCGCGCCGCGATGTGCCCGACGACGCTGTTCGGCACGGACTGGAAGAAGAACAGCGGCCCGACCCGGCCGCCGGCCTCGACGGTGGCCCGTACGTGCTCCGCGCTGACGAGGTCGCCACTGGCGCTGACCAGCACGATCCCCGTCCGCACCCCGGCGGGCACTCCCGCCGACCCGTACCCCCGTCGCAGACA is a window of Micromonospora sp. WMMD961 DNA encoding:
- a CDS encoding class I adenylate-forming enzyme family protein; translation: MRKRGLRAALAADTEVGAGNVLARVLAHGADPDGPGLTFDTAVDGHPAETPLTLGRLDERVAARAAWLHEHGVRPRDPVAVWATAAADMVLSFLALARLGAIPALMNGKLRPEIAAEYIRRLRCVGVLADDAHTALLAGHDLGVPLLGTPAQAGTGDPSGAPAHYRHHPDDPIVITHTSGTTGVPKAVLHSHASLFAATRHLLTMPQAQGTSRILNALPAPHTATVLMVNQALGNSAEMLLLSEQDGERVLDAIQRWRPDGVFGFSVTWAELARFDLSGYDLDSVRLWFNTGDASHEPHIRRLVAVGWHDTVTRDGVATVPGSVFIDGLGSSEMGHSMFHITHRADTDRYGRCIGRPYRFATVAVLDADGEPVPTGEVGFLGIDSPSLFRGYWNDSATTYRFRQRGWYLTGDLVRADADGRYYHLDRAVDSVDAGDGRRLYTALSEERILAACPDVTDCTVVIVAEAGGVVTDVLLELAAGADEAEDRTERVRTALGPDVGTTLRRVVPVRSADIPVTVTGKVRKVVLRERYLAEASS
- a CDS encoding beta-ketoacyl synthase chain length factor, with translation MSGSRTEPGVVARARWPEAGDDEQAPGVPGFVCSQFAPVAVAVAERCLRRGYGSAGVPAGVRTGIVLVSASGDLVSAEHVRATVEAGGRVGPLFFFQSVPNSVVGHIAARWGLRGPVVCLSPTGDPYTDGTAEADLLRDDGDADEVLLILIEQAPDAPTEAVAVLLGGEGRP